The following is a genomic window from Streptobacillus canis.
TTTTCGTTTTCAAAAATTTGTGTCATTCCAATTTTTTTACCTAATATCATTTCTTTCCTCCTTAATATATTGGTTGATAGAGCTCTTAGGCTCTACCAACTTGTATCAAAGCACTATTGCTTTATTTCTATTGAAACACCTGCTGGTAAGCTTATTGAGCTTAAAGCTGTTAAAATATCATTACTTGATTCTTTGATTTCAATGAATCTTCTATGTATTCTCATTTCAAATTGTTCTCTTGAATCTTTATTAACATGTACTGATCTTAAAACTGTATATTTTTTAGTTTTAGTTGGTAAAGGCATTGGTCCTGCAATTTTAGCACCATTTTTCTTTACCACTTCTACTATTTTAGCAGAAGTTTGATCTAATAACTTGTTATCGTAAGATTGAAGATAAATTCTTTTCATTTTATTATCCAAAATAATTCCTCCTCAATTTGTTTATTTACAGTTAAGTTAATTTTAAATTTATTATTCAGCTATTTCAGCAACTACTCCTGATGCTACTGTTCTTCCACCTTCTCTGATTGAGAATCTTAATCCTGTTTCAATCGCGATTGGGTGAATTAATTCTACTGATACTGAA
Proteins encoded in this region:
- the rpsJ gene encoding 30S ribosomal protein S10; protein product: MLDNKMKRIYLQSYDNKLLDQTSAKIVEVVKKNGAKIAGPMPLPTKTKKYTVLRSVHVNKDSREQFEMRIHRRFIEIKESSNDILTALSSISLPAGVSIEIKQ
- a CDS encoding EF-Tu C-terminal domain-related protein — encoded protein: SVSVELIHPIAIETGLRFSIREGGRTVASGVVAEIAE